One region of Permianibacter fluminis genomic DNA includes:
- a CDS encoding DUF1304 domain-containing protein, with amino-acid sequence MMTLVIVLVLFIAIQHLGFLVLEMFFWDHPVGRKIFRQTPEQSASSKVLAANQGLYNGFLAAGLVFGLFFAGQPTLVFFLGCVLVAGIYGGLTAKRSILFVQGLPAAITLLVLYFA; translated from the coding sequence ATGATGACGCTGGTTATTGTTCTCGTGCTCTTCATTGCCATCCAACACCTTGGCTTTCTGGTGCTGGAAATGTTCTTCTGGGACCACCCGGTCGGCCGCAAGATTTTCCGGCAAACACCGGAGCAATCAGCCAGCTCCAAAGTACTGGCCGCCAATCAAGGCTTGTACAACGGATTTCTCGCCGCCGGTTTGGTGTTCGGTCTGTTTTTCGCCGGCCAGCCGACACTGGTGTTCTTTCTGGGCTGTGTGCTGGTCGCCGGCATCTACGGTGGCCTGACGGCCAAGCGCAGCATTTTGTTTGTGCAAGGCTTGCCGGCTGCCATCACTTTGCTGGTGTTGTATTTCGCATGA
- the arfB gene encoding alternative ribosome rescue aminoacyl-tRNA hydrolase ArfB, with product MSEDSLPPVEGALDISRAVQLPLREIELTAMRSQGAGGQNVNKVSSAIHLRFDIRASSLPDVYKERLLALSDQRITKDGVVVIKAQETRSQEQNRLDALARLQALIKSVGVVRKTRKATKPTRSSQTKRMDSKTKRGNVKAMRGKPTE from the coding sequence ATGAGCGAGGACAGCCTCCCGCCCGTCGAAGGCGCGCTGGACATCTCCCGGGCGGTGCAGTTGCCGCTGCGCGAGATCGAACTGACCGCCATGCGTTCACAAGGCGCCGGTGGCCAGAACGTCAACAAAGTCTCCAGCGCCATCCATCTGCGTTTCGATATCCGTGCTTCATCGCTGCCGGACGTTTACAAGGAACGGCTGTTGGCGCTGTCCGATCAGCGCATCACCAAAGACGGCGTCGTGGTGATCAAGGCACAGGAAACCCGCAGTCAGGAACAGAACCGGCTCGATGCCTTGGCGCGCCTGCAAGCCTTGATCAAATCCGTCGGCGTGGTCCGCAAAACCCGCAAAGCCACCAAACCGACCCGCAGCTCGCAAACCAAACGCATGGACAGCAAAACCAAACGCGGCAACGTCAAGGCGATGCGTGGGAAGCCGACTGAGTAG
- a CDS encoding tetratricopeptide repeat protein: MCYLEGWGVQKNEKEAHRLFLLAAEGGVPGAYVNLANMYLLGTGVSVDLIEAYKWIAIFHGGNIPAENGWKSDLESKMSTAEITEARKRIQAWIEMHPLKSN; this comes from the coding sequence TTGTGTTACCTGGAAGGCTGGGGCGTTCAGAAAAATGAAAAAGAAGCTCATAGGCTCTTTTTGCTAGCAGCAGAAGGTGGAGTCCCTGGCGCTTATGTAAATCTCGCAAATATGTACCTCCTTGGCACCGGAGTCTCTGTTGACTTAATTGAAGCCTACAAATGGATAGCCATCTTTCATGGAGGCAATATTCCAGCTGAAAATGGATGGAAGTCAGACCTTGAGTCAAAAATGAGTACAGCAGAAATAACCGAAGCCAGAAAAAGAATTCAGGCTTGGATTGAAATGCATCCACTTAAAAGTAACTGA
- a CDS encoding SDR family oxidoreductase: MSNLKNRTILITGASRGIGRAIALAAAKRGANVVIAAKTAEPHPKLEGTIHTVADEVRALGAKALAVQVDVRDHSQVFTLMQQAADTFGGLDMLVNNAGAISLTTVEDTRPNVFDRMLSINARAVYLTAHAALPFLKKSSHAHILSLSPPLNMNTRWLAAHGPYTLSKYGMTMLSLGMAEEFKPHGIAVNCLWPRTIIATAAIEHALMGKDAFALCRKPEIMADAAIAILEQPVSYTGQALLDEQALAHVGITELRDYAYNTANADRLGADLFLDDCEWSK, from the coding sequence ATGTCCAACCTGAAAAACCGCACCATCCTGATCACCGGCGCCAGTCGCGGCATCGGCCGCGCCATTGCGCTAGCCGCCGCCAAGCGCGGCGCCAATGTCGTCATCGCCGCCAAAACCGCCGAGCCACATCCGAAACTGGAAGGCACCATCCACACGGTTGCCGACGAAGTTCGCGCGCTGGGCGCCAAAGCCTTGGCCGTGCAAGTCGATGTTCGCGATCACTCGCAGGTCTTCACGCTGATGCAGCAAGCGGCCGACACCTTTGGCGGCCTCGACATGCTCGTCAACAATGCCGGTGCGATTAGCCTGACCACGGTCGAAGACACCCGGCCGAATGTGTTTGACCGGATGCTGAGCATCAATGCCCGCGCGGTCTATTTGACCGCGCACGCTGCGCTGCCGTTTCTGAAGAAGAGCTCGCACGCGCACATCCTGAGTCTGTCGCCGCCGCTGAACATGAACACCCGCTGGCTGGCCGCGCACGGCCCCTACACGCTGAGCAAATACGGCATGACCATGCTGAGTCTTGGTATGGCAGAAGAATTCAAACCACACGGCATCGCCGTCAACTGCCTGTGGCCACGGACGATTATCGCCACCGCCGCGATTGAACATGCGCTGATGGGCAAAGACGCGTTTGCGCTGTGCCGCAAGCCGGAGATCATGGCCGATGCCGCCATAGCGATTCTGGAACAACCGGTCAGCTATACCGGTCAGGCTTTGCTCGATGAACAAGCACTGGCCCATGTCGGCATCACCGAGCTGCGTGACTACGCTTACAACACTGCCAATGCCGACCGGCTTGGCGCGGATTTGTTTTTGGATGATTGTGAGTGGAGTAAGTAG
- a CDS encoding SlyX family protein — MSDHERIVELQTKLAFQEQTILELDEALRAQQLQIIALEKMIQRLRDDLISLQHSPDSLAPEQEPPPPHY, encoded by the coding sequence ATGAGTGATCACGAGCGCATTGTCGAGCTGCAAACCAAGCTGGCGTTTCAGGAGCAAACCATTCTGGAACTGGACGAGGCCCTGCGCGCCCAGCAACTGCAGATCATCGCGCTGGAAAAAATGATCCAGCGCCTGCGCGATGATCTGATCAGCCTGCAGCACTCGCCCGATTCGCTGGCACCGGAACAGGAACCGCCGCCGCCGCATTACTGA
- a CDS encoding glutathione peroxidase: MTTLHDHTALLNNGTDVSMREFAGKVVLVVNVASKCGYTPQYEGLEALYRKYKDKGFAVLGFPCNQFLSQEPGSDSDIASFCSTTFDVTFPLFKKIDVNGDNAHPIYRYLKASAPGILGTEAIKWNFTKFLVGRDGKVIARYATATKPEEIDADIAKALELAA; this comes from the coding sequence ATGACCACCCTTCACGATCACACCGCCCTGCTCAACAACGGCACGGACGTGTCCATGCGCGAATTCGCCGGCAAAGTGGTGCTGGTCGTCAATGTCGCCAGCAAATGCGGCTACACCCCGCAATACGAAGGCCTGGAGGCGCTCTACCGCAAATACAAGGACAAGGGCTTTGCCGTGCTCGGCTTTCCCTGCAACCAGTTCCTGTCGCAGGAACCGGGCAGCGACAGCGATATCGCCAGCTTCTGCAGCACCACCTTTGATGTGACCTTTCCGCTATTCAAGAAAATCGACGTCAACGGCGATAACGCCCATCCGATTTACCGCTATTTGAAAGCCTCGGCCCCCGGCATTCTCGGCACCGAAGCCATCAAATGGAATTTCACCAAATTTCTGGTCGGCCGCGATGGCAAGGTCATCGCCCGTTACGCCACCGCTACCAAACCAGAAGAAATCGACGCCGACATCGCCAAAGCGCTGGAGCTGGCGGCATGA
- a CDS encoding M20/M25/M40 family metallo-hydrolase has protein sequence MRTPISVVAAGLAALLTAVPTFAADALYSERELQTAAWIRDAAADGNKAYAILESLTTEVGPRMAGSEGDARAVAWAEAKFKELGFDKVWKEPVSFPSWQRGVERAEVLAPFPQHLVVTALGGSIATADGGLQAEVVAFDNLDALKAAAPETLAGKIAFVNKPMRAFRDGHDYGPTVAARGAGAVEAGKKGAVGLLIRSVGTDSDRLPHTGLMRYDDKVNKIPAAALSVPDADLLANMLKRGQPVKLKLEIGAKAGPTYTSYNVIGEISGTEKSSDYVLIGGHLDSWDLGTGAIDDGAGCAMTMAAAEFLNRNGLKPKRSIRVVLFANEEQGLFGGNQYHDAHVKELKNVHAAAEADFGQGPVYRLDSHVKPQALPLVKQMQQVLAPLGIEAGGNDNSDGPDLRAMNMAGIASFGLALDGIDYFDLHHTPNDTFDKIEQARLNQSVAAFATWAWLAANSPTDFGSMGDYLVGKAKAAQH, from the coding sequence ATGCGTACCCCCATCTCCGTAGTTGCCGCCGGTCTTGCGGCCCTGCTGACCGCTGTACCGACCTTCGCGGCTGATGCCTTGTACAGCGAGCGCGAGCTGCAAACCGCCGCCTGGATTCGTGATGCCGCCGCTGACGGCAACAAAGCCTATGCCATTCTGGAATCACTGACCACGGAAGTCGGCCCGCGCATGGCCGGCAGCGAGGGCGATGCCCGGGCCGTGGCTTGGGCCGAGGCCAAGTTCAAGGAGCTCGGTTTCGACAAGGTCTGGAAAGAGCCGGTCAGTTTTCCGTCCTGGCAGCGCGGGGTCGAGCGCGCCGAAGTGCTGGCGCCGTTTCCGCAGCACTTGGTCGTAACGGCGCTTGGCGGCAGCATTGCGACTGCTGACGGCGGGCTGCAGGCAGAAGTCGTCGCGTTCGACAATCTGGATGCTCTGAAAGCGGCTGCACCAGAGACGTTGGCCGGCAAGATTGCCTTCGTCAACAAGCCGATGCGCGCCTTCCGTGATGGCCATGACTACGGTCCGACCGTTGCTGCGCGTGGCGCCGGCGCCGTGGAAGCGGGCAAAAAAGGCGCCGTTGGTTTGCTGATACGGTCGGTTGGCACCGACAGTGACCGGCTGCCGCATACCGGCTTGATGCGTTACGACGACAAGGTCAACAAGATTCCGGCGGCCGCGTTGTCGGTGCCGGATGCCGATCTGCTGGCCAACATGCTCAAGCGCGGGCAGCCAGTGAAGCTGAAGCTGGAAATTGGCGCCAAAGCCGGCCCGACTTATACCTCCTACAATGTCATTGGTGAGATCAGCGGCACCGAGAAATCCAGTGATTATGTGTTGATCGGCGGCCATCTCGATTCCTGGGATCTGGGCACCGGCGCCATCGACGACGGCGCTGGCTGCGCGATGACCATGGCGGCAGCTGAATTTTTGAACCGCAACGGCCTGAAGCCGAAGCGCAGCATCCGGGTGGTGTTGTTTGCCAACGAAGAGCAGGGGCTGTTCGGCGGCAATCAGTATCACGATGCGCACGTCAAGGAGCTCAAGAATGTGCATGCGGCCGCAGAAGCCGATTTCGGCCAGGGCCCGGTTTACCGATTGGACTCGCACGTGAAGCCGCAGGCGTTGCCGCTGGTGAAGCAAATGCAACAAGTGCTGGCGCCGCTCGGAATCGAAGCCGGTGGCAACGACAATTCGGATGGCCCGGATTTGCGTGCCATGAACATGGCCGGTATCGCCTCGTTTGGTTTGGCGCTCGACGGAATTGATTACTTTGATCTGCACCACACGCCGAATGATACCTTCGACAAAATCGAGCAGGCGCGGCTGAATCAAAGTGTGGCCGCGTTCGCGACCTGGGCCTGGCTGGCGGCCAATTCACCGACCGATTTCGGCTCAATGGGCGACTATCTGGTTGGCAAGGCAAAAGCGGCGCAACACTGA
- a CDS encoding enoyl-CoA hydratase encodes MTSGSIHYEVRDHVAHISINRPDKRNALTTPMYLQLTAFLSEAERDATVRVILFRGEGGHFSAGNDLADFLNQPPIDADSPVMKFLFAVAGAHKPLVAAVEGVAVGIGTTLLLHCDLSYAARDAKFSLPFVNLGLVPEAASSLLLPHLCGHARAAELLLLGEPFTADTAKDCGIITGITGVGEALASAEQAARKLAQKPPAALRASKALLKRHLRGAVSDTLLVEAAEFRQRLQSPEAKEAFQAFLEKRAPDFSRFN; translated from the coding sequence ATGACCAGCGGTAGCATTCATTATGAAGTGCGCGATCACGTCGCCCACATCAGCATCAATCGGCCGGACAAGCGCAATGCGCTGACTACGCCGATGTATCTGCAGCTGACCGCATTTCTCAGCGAAGCAGAACGCGATGCCACGGTCAGGGTAATCCTGTTCCGTGGCGAAGGTGGCCATTTTTCGGCAGGCAACGATCTGGCGGACTTTCTCAACCAGCCACCGATTGATGCCGACAGTCCGGTGATGAAGTTTCTGTTCGCGGTGGCCGGTGCGCACAAGCCGCTGGTCGCGGCAGTCGAGGGTGTTGCGGTTGGTATCGGTACCACACTGCTGCTGCACTGCGATCTGAGCTACGCCGCACGCGATGCCAAGTTCAGTCTGCCGTTCGTCAATCTCGGCTTGGTGCCGGAGGCGGCGTCGAGTTTGCTGCTGCCGCATTTGTGCGGCCATGCCCGCGCTGCCGAACTGCTGTTATTGGGTGAGCCCTTTACTGCCGATACCGCAAAAGACTGCGGCATCATCACCGGCATTACCGGTGTCGGTGAGGCTCTCGCCAGTGCGGAACAGGCGGCACGCAAACTGGCGCAGAAACCACCGGCCGCGCTGCGCGCCAGCAAGGCGCTGCTGAAGCGGCATCTGCGCGGCGCGGTTTCGGATACCTTGCTGGTGGAGGCGGCCGAGTTCCGGCAGCGCTTGCAAAGCCCGGAAGCGAAAGAAGCGTTTCAGGCTTTTCTGGAAAAACGGGCGCCGGATTTTTCCCGGTTCAATTGA
- a CDS encoding GGDEF domain-containing protein, with amino-acid sequence MMSSLTPRKVIGLPPAVHYHQMPAVTERLEDVCTRLARELPRSLELNDVLALYADSVASLVEFDEFQFAITDDEPLYRTGITGRHQATYQLEVGQQRLGELRIGRNRPFGEGDLTVLESTMSLLGYPLRNALLYRDAIQAARQDALTGVGNRAALEQTLATELGLATRHGSRFSLLLLDLDHFKTINDSYGHAAGDETLRIVARRMQELTRTTDSVFRYGGEEFVILLRNTDVNSAAILAERLRAAVECAPVRCNDTDINVTISSGLTGYVQGANASQLLEQADRALYRAKQDGRNRVYVAA; translated from the coding sequence ATGATGTCGAGCCTTACCCCGCGCAAAGTGATTGGCTTGCCACCGGCCGTTCATTACCACCAGATGCCCGCCGTTACCGAACGGCTGGAAGATGTCTGCACGCGCCTGGCGAGGGAACTGCCGCGTAGCCTGGAACTGAATGACGTTCTGGCGTTGTACGCCGACAGCGTCGCCAGTCTGGTCGAGTTCGACGAGTTTCAGTTCGCCATCACTGACGACGAGCCGCTGTACCGCACCGGCATTACCGGTCGCCATCAGGCCACCTATCAGTTGGAGGTCGGCCAACAGCGGCTGGGCGAGCTGCGCATTGGCCGCAACCGGCCGTTTGGCGAAGGCGATTTGACCGTGCTGGAAAGCACCATGTCGCTGCTGGGGTATCCGCTGCGCAATGCCCTGCTCTATCGCGACGCCATTCAGGCCGCCCGTCAGGATGCCTTGACCGGCGTCGGCAACCGCGCTGCGCTGGAGCAGACTTTGGCGACCGAGCTGGGCTTGGCTACTCGCCATGGCAGCCGGTTCAGCTTGCTGTTGCTGGATCTGGACCACTTCAAAACCATCAACGACAGCTACGGCCACGCCGCTGGCGATGAAACGCTGCGCATTGTCGCCCGTCGTATGCAGGAGCTGACTCGCACCACGGACTCGGTGTTCCGGTACGGTGGTGAAGAGTTCGTGATTTTGCTGCGCAATACCGATGTGAATTCGGCCGCAATTTTGGCAGAACGGCTGCGCGCCGCAGTTGAGTGTGCGCCAGTTCGCTGCAACGACACGGACATCAATGTGACCATCAGCTCGGGCCTTACCGGGTATGTTCAGGGCGCCAATGCCAGCCAACTGCTGGAACAGGCGGATCGGGCGTTGTACCGGGCCAAACAGGATGGTCGTAACCGGGTGTACGTGGCCGCGTGA
- a CDS encoding YciK family oxidoreductase: MDHKTYQPAADALKDRIILITGAGDGIGKTVALGCARYGATVVLLGRQQKKLEAVYDEIVAAGGAQPAIVPMNLLTITPDDTVGLANTLLSEFGRLDGLLHNAAVLGERAPIEHYSPNVWLEVMQINVNAAFLLTQSLMPLLKAAYDPSVVFTTSGVGRKGKAFWGAYAVSKFATEGMMQVLADELDESSRIRVNCINPGGTRTKMRAAAFPAEDTTKLKTPQDILPTYLWLLGPDSHAIHGQSVDAQ; encoded by the coding sequence ATGGACCACAAGACCTATCAACCGGCGGCCGACGCGCTGAAAGATCGCATCATCCTGATCACCGGCGCCGGCGATGGCATCGGCAAAACCGTCGCGCTTGGCTGCGCCCGTTATGGCGCCACTGTTGTCCTGCTCGGTCGTCAGCAAAAGAAACTGGAAGCGGTGTATGACGAGATTGTCGCCGCAGGCGGCGCGCAACCGGCGATTGTGCCGATGAACCTGCTCACCATCACGCCCGACGATACGGTCGGCCTCGCCAACACCTTGCTGAGTGAGTTCGGTCGTCTGGATGGTTTGCTGCACAACGCCGCCGTGCTGGGCGAGCGGGCACCGATCGAACATTACTCACCGAATGTTTGGCTGGAAGTCATGCAGATCAATGTCAACGCCGCCTTTCTGCTGACCCAGAGCCTGATGCCGCTGCTGAAAGCGGCCTATGACCCGTCGGTGGTGTTCACCACCAGCGGTGTCGGTCGCAAGGGCAAGGCGTTCTGGGGCGCCTACGCCGTCTCCAAATTCGCCACCGAAGGCATGATGCAGGTGCTGGCGGATGAGCTGGATGAAAGCAGCCGCATCCGGGTCAATTGCATCAACCCGGGTGGCACCCGGACCAAGATGCGGGCGGCCGCGTTTCCGGCCGAAGACACCACCAAACTGAAAACCCCACAGGACATCCTGCCGACCTATCTGTGGCTGCTCGGCCCGGACAGTCACGCCATCCACGGTCAATCGGTTGACGCGCAATGA
- a CDS encoding squalene/phytoene synthase family protein codes for MDAREFCRQDVAPTPSDLAIALQGLDAETELALLGVFAFHQRVCDIPHRASERQLADTQLQWWRAQLTADAHSTHPSLQALARLRSQVPAITPLLGALLDTVETDIDFAGFAEQHELDSFLQQRGDVLLQLVCHALNLTLDSDRRKAIGGFLEYVQLVHDFPRHASAQVIYLPYSQLGQHGISAEQLCQRSDNDLRALFSAQTGHQRKRLTDGLRGLDPHRARQLAPILILLALRSRWLAATEADGYALQRYRLQLGALQRWQTRLKTRLQLATGTFAV; via the coding sequence ATGGACGCACGTGAATTTTGCCGGCAGGACGTTGCGCCAACGCCAAGCGATCTGGCCATTGCGTTGCAGGGACTTGATGCGGAAACCGAGCTGGCCTTGCTCGGCGTATTCGCTTTTCATCAGAGGGTCTGTGACATTCCGCATCGTGCCAGCGAGCGACAATTGGCCGACACCCAGCTGCAATGGTGGCGCGCGCAATTGACTGCCGACGCTCATAGCACGCACCCAAGCTTGCAAGCACTGGCTCGCTTGCGAAGCCAAGTGCCGGCGATTACACCGCTGCTCGGAGCCTTGCTGGATACCGTTGAAACCGATATCGATTTTGCCGGCTTTGCCGAACAGCACGAACTGGACAGTTTTCTGCAACAGCGCGGCGACGTGCTGCTGCAACTGGTTTGCCATGCCTTGAATTTGACCTTGGACAGCGACCGCCGAAAAGCCATTGGCGGTTTTCTGGAATACGTGCAACTGGTGCACGATTTCCCGCGCCATGCCAGCGCCCAGGTGATCTATCTGCCATACAGCCAGCTGGGACAACACGGCATCAGCGCCGAGCAGCTTTGTCAGCGCAGCGACAACGATCTGCGGGCGCTGTTCAGTGCGCAAACCGGGCATCAACGCAAACGCCTGACCGACGGTCTGCGCGGACTCGACCCACACCGCGCCCGACAACTGGCGCCAATATTGATTCTGCTGGCACTGCGCAGCCGCTGGCTGGCAGCAACCGAAGCCGACGGCTACGCGCTGCAACGTTATCGCTTGCAGCTTGGCGCGCTGCAGCGCTGGCAGACCCGGTTGAAAACCCGGCTGCAGCTGGCGACCGGAACATTTGCCGTCTAA
- a CDS encoding D-hexose-6-phosphate mutarotase: MTRVVKPGANISGIDIPGLGVPGLDIPGQEIPGVTLTELAPGYPVLTLQHNALSASVSLYGGQLLSCRHGDQDWLWPNPALQVRPGKALRAGVPVCWPWFGTLDSALPAHGFVRTRHWSVASLQRSESALTLTLALQDDEASRQLWPHRFHLQLQIRISTVLSVQLLMQNTDDHAYPVAGALHSYFSVTDIADTTIAGLEGCDYYDQLTSQTLSQRGIVGFSQETDRIYHAGDNRLQIESKEKRLLLQQHCNTDTVVWTPWTEKAARLGDVVGDDWRHFVCAETAIANDHAVILAPKAHYAIGFTLTGPGAEASEQHGRT; this comes from the coding sequence ATGACGCGCGTGGTAAAACCCGGTGCCAATATTTCCGGTATCGACATTCCCGGACTAGGTGTTCCCGGACTTGACATTCCCGGTCAGGAAATCCCCGGTGTAACTCTCACCGAACTGGCGCCGGGCTATCCGGTGTTGACACTGCAACACAATGCCTTGTCCGCCAGCGTGTCCTTGTATGGCGGCCAGTTGCTCAGCTGTCGTCATGGCGATCAAGATTGGCTTTGGCCCAATCCCGCACTGCAGGTGCGGCCGGGCAAAGCCCTGCGTGCGGGCGTGCCCGTTTGCTGGCCCTGGTTTGGTACGCTGGACAGCGCATTGCCTGCGCACGGTTTTGTCCGCACCCGTCATTGGTCGGTGGCCTCATTGCAACGCAGCGAATCGGCACTGACCTTGACGCTCGCGCTTCAGGATGACGAAGCCAGCCGGCAACTGTGGCCGCATCGCTTTCACTTGCAGCTGCAAATCCGGATCAGCACCGTTTTGTCGGTACAATTGCTGATGCAAAACACTGACGACCACGCCTATCCGGTGGCAGGTGCGCTGCACAGCTATTTTTCCGTGACCGATATCGCTGACACGACCATTGCCGGCCTCGAAGGCTGTGACTATTACGATCAATTGACGAGCCAAACCCTGTCGCAGCGCGGCATTGTCGGTTTCAGTCAGGAGACCGATCGCATCTATCACGCCGGCGACAATCGCCTGCAGATTGAGTCGAAAGAAAAACGACTGTTGCTGCAGCAACACTGCAATACCGACACCGTTGTCTGGACTCCCTGGACCGAGAAAGCCGCTCGACTTGGAGATGTGGTTGGCGATGACTGGCGGCATTTTGTCTGCGCCGAAACCGCCATCGCCAATGATCACGCCGTGATCCTGGCGCCAAAAGCCCACTACGCCATCGGTTTTACCTTGACGGGTCCCGGTGCGGAAGCAAGCGAGCAACATGGACGCACGTGA
- a CDS encoding HAD family hydrolase, whose amino-acid sequence MSSYLPLQCVLFDLDGTLLDTSQDMAKALNQLLIERGRKPLPYEQIRPQVSHGARGLLKLGFDLEPNDPAFTPFRDRYLSLYEQCMTEQTNLFAGLDRVLAHCEQNDLRWGVVTNKPGYLTRAVMEHLQLWQRAACVVAGDCLPQRKPDPAPMHHAAQMASVDAAACCYVGDAERDIEAGRRAGMRTICALWGFIDANDQVESWHADHYLQQGEQLLELIEQWRSTSDQPAASAQVGQ is encoded by the coding sequence ATGAGCTCATACCTTCCCTTGCAATGCGTGCTGTTCGATCTGGACGGCACCTTGCTCGATACCTCGCAGGACATGGCGAAAGCACTCAATCAATTGCTGATTGAACGTGGTCGCAAACCATTGCCTTATGAGCAAATCCGGCCACAGGTTTCGCATGGCGCCCGCGGCCTGTTGAAACTGGGGTTTGATCTGGAACCGAACGATCCGGCCTTCACGCCGTTTCGCGATCGCTATCTCAGCCTGTATGAGCAGTGCATGACCGAGCAAACCAATCTGTTTGCCGGCCTCGATCGTGTGCTGGCACATTGCGAGCAAAACGACCTGCGCTGGGGCGTGGTCACCAACAAGCCCGGTTATCTGACCCGCGCAGTGATGGAGCATCTGCAGTTGTGGCAACGCGCGGCTTGCGTTGTCGCCGGTGATTGCCTGCCGCAACGCAAACCGGATCCGGCGCCCATGCACCACGCGGCCCAGATGGCCAGCGTTGATGCCGCGGCCTGTTGTTATGTCGGCGATGCCGAGCGCGATATCGAAGCCGGTCGCCGCGCCGGCATGCGCACCATTTGCGCGCTCTGGGGCTTTATTGATGCCAACGATCAAGTGGAAAGCTGGCATGCCGATCACTATCTGCAACAGGGCGAGCAACTGCTCGAACTGATTGAACAGTGGCGCAGCACAAGCGATCAACCAGCCGCATCGGCACAGGTCGGGCAATGA
- the ubiG gene encoding bifunctional 2-polyprenyl-6-hydroxyphenol methylase/3-demethylubiquinol 3-O-methyltransferase UbiG, translating to MTHTNVDRAEIAKFEALAARWWDRSSEFKPLHDINPLRLGWIIQRTGALAGKRVVDVGCGGGILSEAMAGEGAQVTGIDMGEAPLSVAKLHLLESGRSVDYRQMTAEQLADEQPGSFDVVTCMEMIEHVPDPASVIAACAKLVKPNGHVFFSTINRNPKAFLFAIVGAEYVLNLLPKGTHEYAKFIRPSELGSWARHAGLRVGDMTGMHYNPLSKVYSLGPGVDVNYLVHTRPVD from the coding sequence ATGACCCACACCAATGTCGACCGCGCCGAAATCGCCAAGTTCGAAGCGCTTGCCGCTCGCTGGTGGGACCGCAGCAGTGAATTCAAACCACTGCATGACATCAATCCGCTCCGGCTCGGCTGGATCATTCAGCGCACCGGCGCGCTGGCCGGCAAGCGCGTGGTCGATGTCGGCTGCGGCGGCGGCATCCTGAGCGAAGCCATGGCCGGCGAAGGCGCGCAAGTCACCGGCATCGACATGGGTGAAGCGCCGCTGTCAGTGGCCAAATTGCATCTGCTGGAGAGCGGCCGCAGCGTCGATTACCGGCAGATGACGGCCGAGCAACTGGCTGACGAACAACCGGGCAGCTTCGATGTGGTCACCTGCATGGAAATGATTGAGCACGTGCCGGATCCGGCCTCGGTGATCGCCGCCTGCGCCAAACTTGTGAAACCAAACGGCCATGTCTTTTTCTCGACCATCAATCGCAATCCGAAAGCGTTTCTGTTTGCCATTGTCGGCGCCGAATATGTGTTGAACCTGTTGCCGAAAGGCACCCACGAATACGCCAAGTTCATTCGGCCTTCGGAGCTCGGCAGCTGGGCCCGCCATGCCGGCCTGCGCGTCGGCGACATGACCGGCATGCATTACAACCCGCTGAGCAAGGTGTATTCGCTCGGCCCCGGCGTCGATGTCAATTACCTCGTCCACACCCGGCCGGTGGACTGA